The DNA region GCATGCTAGGAAGAACGCGAACAGGCCATTCGGGAAAGTCGCGATGCCACTTGGAGGCTGAGTTCATGGAGCTGCACCAATTTTTTCTTTTCCTCGCCATCATCCTGGTCGCGGCGCGGTTGCTGTCGGAAACGGCGGCGCGTCTCGGAGTTCCGTCGGTGATCGGTGAACTGGTGGCCGGTCTGTTGATCGGCCCTTCCTTGCTGGGATGGGTTTCGCCCGACACCATCATGAAGCTGCTGGCCGAGATCGGCATCATCCTGCTGCTGTTTGAGGTGGGCATGGATACTGACCTGTCCCGTTTGGCGCGTTCCGGCAGCAAGCCTGTGGTGGTTGCGCTGGTTGGTTTCAGTTTGCCGTTTGTGCTGGGCTATGGCATCAGCACTTGGGTATTCGGACTGCCCGAATTGACCGCGTTGTTCATGGGCGGCACGCTTACTGCCACCAGCATTGGCATTACCGTGCGAGTTCTGGATGACCTGGGCAAGCGCCAAACAGACGAAGCGCAGATCGTGATTGGAGCAGCGGTGCTGGACGATATTCTCGGCGTACTGGTGCTGGCTATCTTGTACCAGTTCGCGGTGGAACAGCAAGTCTCGGTCAAGGCTGTTGGCGAGGTCGGCTTGTACATCCTGTTATTCATGGTACTCGCTCCGCTGGTAGCCAAGCTGGCCTCGATACTGATAGAACACTTCGATCAGCATGCCGCCACTCCAGGATTGCTGTTGACCATGGCGCTGTCTTTGATTCTGCTATTTTCATGGTTGGCTCATGCCGTTGGTGCTCCCGAAATAATGGGGGGCTTCGCGGCGGGCCTGGCTTTTAGCCAGCACTTCGGTTTCCGGCTGTGGATGGGAAAGGGGGCGGCGCTGGTATTCAAGCCCAGTCCGAAGCTGGCGCACAGACTGGAAGAACAGATGCGCCCGTTGATCCACACCTTCTCGCCAATGTTCTTTGTGATGGTTGGCGTATCGCTCAACCTCAAGGCAGTGAACTGGAGTTCCTCATTCATCTGGGAGCTTGCGGCATTGTTGTTGCTCGTTGCCTTTCTCGGCAAGCTGGCGGCCGGGTTTTGCATCCGTGAATCGCGTCACAACCAGATGGCTATCGGTTTGTCGATGATTCCGCGCGGCGAGGTGGGGCTGATATTCGCGCAACTCGGGTTCAGCCAGGGCATTCTTAATGGTGAACTGTATGCCGCGTTGCTCATTGTGATCGCGTTGACCACAATGTCACCGCCATTCCTGCTGAAATGGTTCTATGGGTGGAGCCGGATGGAATAAAGTGATCCGGATCAGGTCTTCGGGATTTCACAAAGCTGCTGGTCTATTCCGATTGCTTCTTCAGGTGCGTCACCAGCGCGGCATCCATCATCGCCAGATGTGTATCGAACCACTCCGGCAACCCTTCTTTCACATAAGCGCGCACCAGCGGCAGATGCCCGCGCTTGAGGCTGCGGTTCAGTTGCTGCAGTTCGCCCAGCACGCGGTGGTGTTCCCCTTCGTGCTCAGGCAGTCCGCGGTATTGTGAGGCACGCATCAGCGTGCCTTCTGCCTTGAAATGAGCCGCCGTGTGATTGACCAGCGCCTGGAACAAGGCGGGGAACTCCGCATTGCTGGCCGCGATCAGCGCCGCGACTTGTTCGATGAATTCATGATGCGCGGAATCGATCTCTTCCATGCCCAGCGTATGGCGTGCCTCATCCCATACTGCTTGATGCTTGCTCATGCGGTTGCCAGGCTGCCGTGCCAGCTTTGTGCCGCAGTGAGGAAGTCGGCCACGTCGGCATTGACGATCTCGATGCCCAGCTTGCCGAGATAGCGCTTCTCCTTGTCGGTCGGATGCGGGATGAGCGCCCAGCCTGCAGGCCTGTCGGCGCCGAAAATGATGTCGGAGAACACCATGCGGTCGGTGTCGCGGTTCAGGCGCAGGCCGAGCAGCAGGTAGCGCTTGTTCTGACGCATGCGTTTGACGAAGGACGGGATGGCGAAACCGCCCATCAGTTCGGTGATGTAGTCGACGAAGTCGGCATCCGAGGCGATGTAGTTCGATTCCGGCAACGGCGTGCCCAAGGGCTTGAACAGGATGGGCAGGCTGGTATCCACGGCTTCCTGCTCGATGGCCGAATAGCTCGTGCCATCGTACTTGAAGATGCGGAAGCGGAACGCCTTGCCGGAAACGCGGGCGACGCCGACGATCAGCGTGTGGGGCGTAGCGGCATATTGTTTTTGCAGCTGCGTGTCGCGGTTGGTGTCGATGAGGTAGGGCAGCTTTTGCCGTGCCAGCCAGGCGTGCAGTGCGGAAGTGCTCCACTGGGTATCGCGATACGTGGCATCGAGGAATTTGTTCAGCGCGGTGCGGCCGCGTTTCAACTCCACGTTCATTGCGGCGCGCGGAAACTCGTACATCAGCTTGGGGGCCATCGGCTGGCCGTTGTTCATGGCGATGATCAGGCTGTCGCTGTCTGCAGGGATGGTTTTTCCCGTGGCCGGATCGATCACGCCGTTCAGTGTGCCTGCGCCCAGATAGGGCACGACGCTGCCGTCGGACAGGCCGGCAAGAATGTTTTCAAAGGCGCTACTCATGGGGACGACTCCTTCTGGTGAATGACGACCAACCATTCGCAATAAACGGGCCAGAGCGACCGTCCAGCATTGGCGCGGGTTGCGGCGGGGCAGGCTTTGGAGGAAAAGCGACAAAGCCGGAAAGCTTGTCGGACAAGGGTGCGGGGGTAGGGCGGTCAGAGCTCGAATACGCGGCCGCGTTGCAACATCTGCGGCTTGAATTCGCCAACTGCCTGCAGTACTTCGCGCATGGTGATTTCCTCATACCCGGCTTCCATGTGCACGATGAACAGCTCCACCGGGCGTTCCAGCATGCGCAGTCCCTGTGTCAGCAAATCTGCCGTGTTGTGGCCGGAACGCGCTGCACCGACAGCATTGTCGTTGCGGAAGGTGTTTTCGATCAGCAGGTACTTCAGGTTGTCGATGCGGTTCAATGCCTGCCAGAAACCCGCGCAGAAGGTGGTGTCGGCGCTGTACACCCAGCTTGCCGCTCCGCTGTCGACCCGGTAAGCGGCGCAAGGAATGGAATGGCTGGCGGGCAGTGCGGTGATGCATCGTCCATCCAGTTCCACAGTCTCGCCCGGCCGGACCGGGTGGAAGCGGAGGTAGGGATTTCCCGGTGCGGGCAGCACGGTGTAGTCCGGCCATAAGTGGCCATTGAACATGTGTTGCCTGAGTGTGGCGATGGTTTCCGGCAGCGCATATACGATCAGCGGGGCGTTGCGGAAACTTCCCGCCGCATCGGCCAGCATGGGCAGGAAAGCGCAGTGGTCGAGATGCGAGTGGGTGAGGAATACGGTGTTGATGGCGATGGCCTGTTCCAGGCTCAGGTCGCCTGCGCCCGAACCCGCGTCGATCAGGATGTCGTCGTCCACCTGGTAGCAGGTGGTGCGCAGATCGCCGGTGATGCTGGCATTGCAACCGAGGGTGGTGATGCGCATGATGGCCTCCGAATTTGTTTGGATATTAGGCGCACACTTTGCGACCCACAAGCCGGACATTTCAACTGCGCGGCAGTTGTAAATTTTGCTTGTGGCAAATATCCATGTTTGCCACAATGCGAAAAACGACCATGTCCCCAATTAGAGTCGACACATCAAAAACCGATTTCGCCCGGCCAAATGGATCGCCAACTCAACAAGCAAGTTCAGGATGTCGTCGATTCGATTCCGACGGCCACGTTCATCAAGGATGCGAATGGACGGATCGTTTATATGAACCATGCTTGCGAGGAGCAATGGGGCATATCGTTCGATGTGCTTGTTGGTACCGACGGCAGCACGGTTTTTCCTCCTGAGCAAATTGAGGCGTTTCGGGAAAAAGACCGTGAAGTGATCGCCGGCGGCAAGCAGATCGAATATGAGGCGCCATTCTGGAATGCGAAACTCAAGGAGAATCGCATCGGTTTCGTCATCAAGAACCCGATTTTCGATGAAGAAGGCAAACCTCTGTTCCTGGTCTGCATCACCTTTGATGTCACCGAAGACAAGAAGAAGGCGGCGGCATTGCTGCTGCAGAGCCAGATTGTGGAAAATGCCGTTGAGGGTATCGTGCTGATCAAGGCAAGCGACAGCACGATTCAGTACACCAACCGGCAGTTCGAAACGCTCTTCGGCTATGCCCCGGGCGAATTGAACGGCAAGCATATTTCAATTATCAACGCGCCGGGCAGCAAATCCCAGATGGAAACTGCGCATGAGATCAACCAGCATCTGCAAAAAGAGGGAGTCTGGAGCGGGGAGGTACTCAACCGCAAAAAAGATGGTACGACTATCAGCACCTTCCTGAATGCTGCTACGTTCCAGCACGCGGACATGGGGGAGCTCTGGGTTGGTTATCAACGGGATATCACCAGTAGCAAGCAGAAGGAAGCCGCGATAATTGAAAAGGAGTCCAGGTACCGCCTCGCAATTGAGACCGCGGTGGACGGATTCTGGATGGTTGATATGCAGGGGCGATTGGTCGAGGTGAATGAAGCGGCCGCACGCCAGCTTGGCTATACCCGGGAGGAGATGCTCGCACTGACCGTTCCGGAGATCGAGGCCCGCGAAAAACCAGAGGAGACTGCGGCACATATCGCAGCTATCCAGCGCGACGGCTATGCCCGGTTCGAGAGTGAACACAGGAGAAAAGATGGCAGCATCTTTCCGGTACAGGTTGTCACGACCTTCGCCCCCATGTCGCAAGGGCGAATTTTCGCTTTCGTAATGGATCTTAGCCAGCGCAAACAGGCGGAAGAGGCGCTGCGTCTGGCAGCCATGGTGTACGAAAACAGCAGCGAAGCGATCCTGGTCACCGATGCCGACAACCTGATCATCGCGGTCAATCCGGCCTTCGAGCAGATGACGGGATACGCTGCGGCAGAAGTGCTTGGAAAAAATCCGCGGATGTTCAAATCCGGGCGGCATGACCGGGACTTCTATCATTCCATGTGGAACGCATTGAACACGGATGGTTACTGGCATGGGGAGGTATGGGACAGACGCAAGAACGGCGAAGAGTACATCAAGCTGCTGACCATCAACGTCATCAGGGATGACAAGGGTGCGAGCTATCGTTATGTAGCCCTCTTCACCGATATCACCGAGCGCAAGAAAATCGAAGAGCTGATGTGGAGGCAGGCAAATTATGATTCGCTCACCAAACTGCCGAATCGCCAGATGTTCCATGACCGGCTGGAGCAGGAAGCCAAGAAAGCGCATCGCGCCGGACTGGCGATGGCGTTGCTGCTGATCGATCTTGATCGGTTCAAGGAAGTGAATGACACGCTCGGGCATGACATGGGCGATATATTGTTGATCGAGGCTGCGCGGCGGATCAGCACCTGTGTGCGCGAATCGGATACGGTCGCCCGGCTGGGGGGTGACGAGTTCATCGTCATCCTGTCCGAACTTGAGGATATAGCAAGTATTGATCGTGTCGCCCAGAACATCCTTGACTTCCTGGCTGATCCATTCAAGCTCGATGCCGAGCCGGCCTATATTTCCGCCAGCATCGGCATATCGCTTTACCCGAACGATGCGACCGAACTGGATATCCTGTTCAAGAACGCCGATCAGGCGATGTATGTCGCCAAGTATGCGGGGCGCAACCGCTTCAACTACTTTACGAAAGACATGCAGAAGGCTGCGCAGGCGCGCATGCACCTCGCCAACGATCTGCGCATCGCTGTAACAGCCGGGCAGTTCCGTGTCCATTACCAGCCCATCGTGGAGATGTGCAGCGGCCGGACATACAAGGCGGAAGCCTTGATACGCTGGCAGCATCCTGAGCGCGGCATGGTCAGTCCGATGGACTTTATTCCGTTGGCGGAAGAGACCGGTTTGATCGTTCTGATCGGCGAATGGGTGTTCAGGCAGGCCGTGCAGCAGGTCGTGCAGTGGCGCAGCAAATTTCACCCGTCGTTCCAGATCAGCGTCAACAAATCGCCGGTACAGATTCGGCATGCCGAATCCGTCTCGTGGCCAGAGTATCTTGAACAGCAGCACGTGAGCGGTGACGGTATCACCGTGGAGATCACCGAGGGATTGCTGCTGGATGCCGAGGTCGAGATCAACAAAAAACTGTTGAGATTCCGCGATGCAGGCATCCAGGTGGCGATCGATGACTTCGGCACGGGTTACTCGTCGCTTTCCTATCTCAAGGAATTCGACATCGACTACCTGAAGATCGACCAGTCCTTCGTGCGAAACCTCGGCCCGGAAACAAACGATCTCGCGCTTTGCGAGGCCATCATCGTGATGGCGCACAAGCTGGGTTTCAAAGTGATCGCAGAGGGCGTGGAGACTAGCGCGCAACACGACTTGCTGGCTGCCGCAGGATGCGATTACGGACAGGGATATCTGTACTCCAGACCATTGCCACCGGATGAATTCGAGCAGTGGCTGGCCGGCAAGTACGATTGAAGGTCTGCATCAGCTCTGCGCATATCCGGGAATGTGCATGAGGCCATGCTGCTGGTTCAAAAGCCAAGTCAATACGCTGCAATACTCACTTCATACAACCCGCCGATCACGGTGTACTCGTCTTCGCCCTGCAGCATGCCCGGCAGCAATCTCGTATGGCAGAACACCTTGGCCAGCGGCACCTGTGCGGTGAGCAGGTAGTCGCCGAACTCGTCGGCGCGCTCGCGGTTGGCGGTGAACGAGCTCAGGCTGTTGAACAGCACCACTCTGCGTTTGTCGTCCAGCGTGGCCAGCGTCTCATAGTCGTCCACGCGGTTCACGCCGCGATACAGGGTGAGATGTGCCTGGCCGGGATGCCGGCGTGCGAGCTCGTATTGGCAATAGGAGTAGAGCAGGTCGAACTGCGATTCCAGCGCATTGGTTCCATACAGCGCCGTCGCTCGCATCTCCAGGTAGCGGCGGTAAGCTTCACCCGACAGGTCGCGTATCTGTCCGCCGTGGTGTCTGGGCAGCAATCCGAAACGCGATTCCACCCAACCCTTCAGTGCCGCACCTTCGCGGCCATCCGCATCGAAGCTCCAGCCGCGCACCATGCGCAGGTAATCGGCTTTCTGTCTCTTGTGTGTCGCCTTGGATGTGTAGCCTGCCTGTTCCGGTTCGTCGAGGTAGAACGAGGCGTTCATGTGCATGGTGAATGCGTCGGCTCTTTCTTTTGCGTCTGCGATCCCGGCCAGCAGCGCAAACAGGCCGCGATGGAATTGGGCGACGCCGTCGAGTTCGAGTGCGACGGGGGAGTGCTGGAAGGTGAGTCCGCCGAGGATGTCGGCGGGCAGGTTGCAGCGGTTGATGGGCAGTCGTGCCGTGCGCGGCAGGGCGACATTCTGGCTTGTCGGCACTGCTACAAAGGCCGGATCTTTGTTGCGTTCCACATCCGCAGGTGTGTTGTGCGCTGAATAATTTTTCTCAAGCATTTCATGCGGTTGTGCGTTTGTCGGACGGGTGGCACGGAGCTTGCGATGTAGAAGGTGCGAGCGACAGTTTTCAATCGCGATTCAAATTTGGCAACCTCTAAGGAGACTAACATGGCACTGCGTCAATGCGCAATTTACGGGAAGGGTGGGATCGGCAAGTCCACCACGACCCAGAACCTGGTGGCAGCCCTGGCTGAAGCCGGCAAGAAAGTGATGATCGTCGGCTGCGACCCCAAGGCCGATTCCACCCGTCTGATCCTGCACTCCAAGGCGCAGAACTCCGTGATGGAACTGGCCGCCGAAGCGGGCAGCGTGGAAGACCTCGAACTGGAAGACGTGCTGTCCGTCGGTTTCGGCGGCGTGAAGTGTGTCGAGTCCGGTGGCCCTGAGCCCGGCGTCGGTTGCGCAGGCCGCGGCGTGATCACCGCCATCAACTTCCTCGAAGAAGAAGGCGCGTATGACGAAGACCTCGACTTCGTGTTCTACGACGTGCTGGGCGACGTGGTGTGCGGCGGTTTCGCGATGCCGATCCGCGAGAACAAGGCGCAGGAGATCTACATCGTGTGTTCCGGCGAGATGATGGCGATGTATGCCGCCAACAACATCGCCAAGGGCATCGTGAAGTATGCGAATTCCGGCGGCGTACGTCTGGCCGGCCTGATCTGCAACAGCCGCAACACCGACCGCGAAGACGAACTCATCATGGCCCTGGCTGCAAAACTGGGTACGCAGATGATCCACTTCATCCCGCGCGACAACGCAGTGCAGCACGCCGAGATCCGTCGTATGACCGTGATCGAATACGATCCGAAGGCGAAGCAAGGCGACGAGTACCGCGCATTGGCGAAGAAGATTGTGGAGAACAAGAAGTTTGTGATTCCCACTCCAATCACCATGGACGAGCTGGAAGCGTTGCTGATGGAATTCGGCATCATGGAAGCAGAGGACGAATCCATCATCGGCAAGGCGGCAGTGGCAGCCTGAAACTGCAAAACCATTTAGCTGCAGAGGACGCAGAGAGGGTTTGCGGAGAAACGCGAACAGAGTCCGGAAATGCCAATCCGCCGGTTTTACGGTGTTGTCTTTCTCTCTGGTCTCTGTGAACTCTGTGGCAAAAATGTTTTTGACTTTGCAGTGTGTGCCGGGTAATTCCCGGCCACCCCAACCCTGACAGACTCCACAGATTGGTGGGTCAATAAAGGAGAATGAAATGACAGCATTGACACGCGAAGAGACCGAAGCCCTCATTCAGGAGGTGCTCGAGGTCTATCCCGAGAAAG from Sideroxyarcus emersonii includes:
- a CDS encoding cation:proton antiporter; translation: MLPVRWQRRRAAFDPIPVIILCCMLGRTRTGHSGKSRCHLEAEFMELHQFFLFLAIILVAARLLSETAARLGVPSVIGELVAGLLIGPSLLGWVSPDTIMKLLAEIGIILLLFEVGMDTDLSRLARSGSKPVVVALVGFSLPFVLGYGISTWVFGLPELTALFMGGTLTATSIGITVRVLDDLGKRQTDEAQIVIGAAVLDDILGVLVLAILYQFAVEQQVSVKAVGEVGLYILLFMVLAPLVAKLASILIEHFDQHAATPGLLLTMALSLILLFSWLAHAVGAPEIMGGFAAGLAFSQHFGFRLWMGKGAALVFKPSPKLAHRLEEQMRPLIHTFSPMFFVMVGVSLNLKAVNWSSSFIWELAALLLLVAFLGKLAAGFCIRESRHNQMAIGLSMIPRGEVGLIFAQLGFSQGILNGELYAALLIVIALTTMSPPFLLKWFYGWSRME
- the nifH gene encoding nitrogenase iron protein, which encodes MALRQCAIYGKGGIGKSTTTQNLVAALAEAGKKVMIVGCDPKADSTRLILHSKAQNSVMELAAEAGSVEDLELEDVLSVGFGGVKCVESGGPEPGVGCAGRGVITAINFLEEEGAYDEDLDFVFYDVLGDVVCGGFAMPIRENKAQEIYIVCSGEMMAMYAANNIAKGIVKYANSGGVRLAGLICNSRNTDREDELIMALAAKLGTQMIHFIPRDNAVQHAEIRRMTVIEYDPKAKQGDEYRALAKKIVENKKFVIPTPITMDELEALLMEFGIMEAEDESIIGKAAVAA
- a CDS encoding NAD(+)--dinitrogen-reductase ADP-D-ribosyltransferase, which codes for MERNKDPAFVAVPTSQNVALPRTARLPINRCNLPADILGGLTFQHSPVALELDGVAQFHRGLFALLAGIADAKERADAFTMHMNASFYLDEPEQAGYTSKATHKRQKADYLRMVRGWSFDADGREGAALKGWVESRFGLLPRHHGGQIRDLSGEAYRRYLEMRATALYGTNALESQFDLLYSYCQYELARRHPGQAHLTLYRGVNRVDDYETLATLDDKRRVVLFNSLSSFTANRERADEFGDYLLTAQVPLAKVFCHTRLLPGMLQGEDEYTVIGGLYEVSIAAY
- a CDS encoding 3',5'-cyclic-nucleotide phosphodiesterase, producing the protein MRITTLGCNASITGDLRTTCYQVDDDILIDAGSGAGDLSLEQAIAINTVFLTHSHLDHCAFLPMLADAAGSFRNAPLIVYALPETIATLRQHMFNGHLWPDYTVLPAPGNPYLRFHPVRPGETVELDGRCITALPASHSIPCAAYRVDSGAASWVYSADTTFCAGFWQALNRIDNLKYLLIENTFRNDNAVGAARSGHNTADLLTQGLRMLERPVELFIVHMEAGYEEITMREVLQAVGEFKPQMLQRGRVFEL
- a CDS encoding SIR2 family protein; its protein translation is MSSAFENILAGLSDGSVVPYLGAGTLNGVIDPATGKTIPADSDSLIIAMNNGQPMAPKLMYEFPRAAMNVELKRGRTALNKFLDATYRDTQWSTSALHAWLARQKLPYLIDTNRDTQLQKQYAATPHTLIVGVARVSGKAFRFRIFKYDGTSYSAIEQEAVDTSLPILFKPLGTPLPESNYIASDADFVDYITELMGGFAIPSFVKRMRQNKRYLLLGLRLNRDTDRMVFSDIIFGADRPAGWALIPHPTDKEKRYLGKLGIEIVNADVADFLTAAQSWHGSLATA
- a CDS encoding bacteriohemerythrin, giving the protein MSKHQAVWDEARHTLGMEEIDSAHHEFIEQVAALIAASNAEFPALFQALVNHTAAHFKAEGTLMRASQYRGLPEHEGEHHRVLGELQQLNRSLKRGHLPLVRAYVKEGLPEWFDTHLAMMDAALVTHLKKQSE
- a CDS encoding PAS domain S-box protein, coding for MDRQLNKQVQDVVDSIPTATFIKDANGRIVYMNHACEEQWGISFDVLVGTDGSTVFPPEQIEAFREKDREVIAGGKQIEYEAPFWNAKLKENRIGFVIKNPIFDEEGKPLFLVCITFDVTEDKKKAAALLLQSQIVENAVEGIVLIKASDSTIQYTNRQFETLFGYAPGELNGKHISIINAPGSKSQMETAHEINQHLQKEGVWSGEVLNRKKDGTTISTFLNAATFQHADMGELWVGYQRDITSSKQKEAAIIEKESRYRLAIETAVDGFWMVDMQGRLVEVNEAAARQLGYTREEMLALTVPEIEAREKPEETAAHIAAIQRDGYARFESEHRRKDGSIFPVQVVTTFAPMSQGRIFAFVMDLSQRKQAEEALRLAAMVYENSSEAILVTDADNLIIAVNPAFEQMTGYAAAEVLGKNPRMFKSGRHDRDFYHSMWNALNTDGYWHGEVWDRRKNGEEYIKLLTINVIRDDKGASYRYVALFTDITERKKIEELMWRQANYDSLTKLPNRQMFHDRLEQEAKKAHRAGLAMALLLIDLDRFKEVNDTLGHDMGDILLIEAARRISTCVRESDTVARLGGDEFIVILSELEDIASIDRVAQNILDFLADPFKLDAEPAYISASIGISLYPNDATELDILFKNADQAMYVAKYAGRNRFNYFTKDMQKAAQARMHLANDLRIAVTAGQFRVHYQPIVEMCSGRTYKAEALIRWQHPERGMVSPMDFIPLAEETGLIVLIGEWVFRQAVQQVVQWRSKFHPSFQISVNKSPVQIRHAESVSWPEYLEQQHVSGDGITVEITEGLLLDAEVEINKKLLRFRDAGIQVAIDDFGTGYSSLSYLKEFDIDYLKIDQSFVRNLGPETNDLALCEAIIVMAHKLGFKVIAEGVETSAQHDLLAAAGCDYGQGYLYSRPLPPDEFEQWLAGKYD